A section of the Apodemus sylvaticus chromosome 10, mApoSyl1.1, whole genome shotgun sequence genome encodes:
- the LOC127694834 gene encoding keratin-associated protein 9-9-like isoform X2, translating into MTNSCCSSCCQLTCCRTTCCRTTCCRTTCWRPSCVTSCCQPCCCPCCQPSCCQSSCCKPCCQPCCCVSSCCKPCCQPCCCVSSCCKPCCCQPCCCQSSCCKPCCQPSCCISSCCKPCCQPCCCPCCQPCCCVSSCCKPCCKPSCCQSSCCKPCCQPFCLNLCCQPACSGPVTCTRTCYQPTCVCVPGCLSQSCGSSCCGPCGC; encoded by the exons ATGACCAACTCCTGTTGCTCCTCTTGCTGCCAGCTCACCTGCTGCAGGACCACCTGCTGCAGGACCACCTGCTGCAGGACCACCTGCTGGAGACCAAGCTGTGTGACCAGCTGCTGCCAGCCCTgctgctgt CCCTGTTGCCAACCTagctgctgtcagtccagctgctgcaagccctgctgcCAACCTTGCTGTTGtgtgtccagctgctgcaagccctgctgcCAACCCTgctgctgtgtgtccagctgctgcaagccctgctgctgccagcccTGCTGTTGTCAGTCTagctgctgcaagccctgctgccagcccagctgctgtatctccagctgctgcaagcctTGCTGTCAGCCCTgctgctgt ccctgctgcCAACCCTgctgctgtgtgtccagctgctgcaagcctTGTTGCAAGCCCagctgctgtcagtccagctgctgcaagccctgctgcCAGCCCTTCTGCCTCAACCTGTGCTGCCAGCCAGCCTGCTCTGGACCTGTGACCTGCACCAGGACTTGCTACCAGcccacatgtgtctgtgtgccaggATGCCTGTCCCAAAGCTGTGGGTCCAGCTGCTGTGGGCCCTGTGGCTGTTGA
- the LOC127694834 gene encoding keratin-associated protein 9-9-like isoform X1 codes for MTNSCCSSCCQLTCCRTTCCRTTCCRTTCWRPSCVTSCCQPCCCPCCQPCCCVSSCCKPCCCQPCCCQSSCCKPCCQPSCCISSCCKPCCQPCCCVSSCCRPCCKPCCCQSSCCKPCCCKPCCQPCCCPCCQPCCCVSSCCKPCCKPSCCQSSCCKPCCQPFCLNLCCQPACSGPVTCTRTCYQPTCVCVPGCLSQSCGSSCCGPCGC; via the exons ATGACCAACTCCTGTTGCTCCTCTTGCTGCCAGCTCACCTGCTGCAGGACCACCTGCTGCAGGACCACCTGCTGCAGGACCACCTGCTGGAGACCAAGCTGTGTGACCAGCTGCTGCCAGCCCTgctgctgt ccctgctgcCAACCCTgctgctgtgtgtccagctgctgcaagccctgctgctgccagcccTGCTGTTGTCAGTCTagctgctgcaagccctgctgccagcccagctgctgtatctccagctgctgcaagcctTGCTGTCAGCCCTgctgctgtgtgtccagctgcTGCCGGCCctgctgcaagccctgctgctgtcagtccagctgctgcaagccctgctgctgcaagccctgctgTCAACCCTGCTGCTGT ccctgctgcCAACCCTgctgctgtgtgtccagctgctgcaagcctTGTTGCAAGCCCagctgctgtcagtccagctgctgcaagccctgctgcCAGCCCTTCTGCCTCAACCTGTGCTGCCAGCCAGCCTGCTCTGGACCTGTGACCTGCACCAGGACTTGCTACCAGcccacatgtgtctgtgtgccaggATGCCTGTCCCAAAGCTGTGGGTCCAGCTGCTGTGGGCCCTGTGGCTGTTGA